In Alnus glutinosa chromosome 7, dhAlnGlut1.1, whole genome shotgun sequence, the sequence aattcagtattttaaattgacatgtgtctaaAATGCTTGTGATTGAGTTCGAAAAAATTTCTCTAAcataatctattaaattaacatgaGTTTGAAAATGGATGTGAGATTcacattcatttttaattttcacagACATCTTTAACAAGATATGTGAttcttatatgtatttttaaaaatgtatgtaaTAATCACATGTATTTTGGATGATATCAATTTAAAAGACTGAATTCGAGTAAATTGTTCTAACTtaatttagaagaaaactttgtcctaAGTTTTTTGTTCTCTTCCTTTTAATTTTGTCCACAGGAACTCATTAAGGGCATGTTTATTACGTTAGGATGATGATTACCTGAATGAGTATTACTAAGAATATAAGAATTGAATACAAATAACAATTCTTATTCATTTGTTTGGAGGCAacataaaaaatagaaagattaatatacattttttgtaaaaatagaaataaaaataaaaataaaaaactaaaaacaaaaactcagGCTAACAATTAAGTACCCCAACCGCAGCCAGTAAGCTGTTGGTTGGGCAGCTACCCCTGGCTGCTAGGGTGGCCACGTGCCACCCTCGGCCACTTTTAGGGTGGTGCATGACCTCCCCCAGGGGTTGAGGTGGTTGCccgttttctattttcaattttttttaaatatatatatatatatatatatatatattatgatcaatacgtgtcaccatcttattggcgttAATGTGGCGTCTAAcggaatttgtcaaaaattttaacagaatttgactctagggGGCGATTTGTAAACTAAGCCAATCACaaggatctctgaattaattttgataccagatGGAACGATTTCtaatttaggccaatcacaAAGATCAATGATGCAGTTTTTTCTTTAtctattatcatttatttttagatgagtaagaagaaatacaaacaaaaatacaaaaacgcTAAATTACATAATCCAAAATATTGAAcatcaaaaagaaaactcaAACTTAGCAGCAATCCAACCATAGCTCCAGAGAGGATCCTTAATGGCAGAGAAGGCAATCGAGAATGTTGTCAACGAAAGTAGTTGTAGCGGCACATAGCGTACAATGTGAGTATCAGAAAACTCATTTTAACTTAACTCCTAACCAACTTATGATTGAGCTAAAAAGACTatgaaataattatacaatagcGCAGGAAATACCATATGGGGTAGATTGGTTAAAAACCGAGATTGAATATGTTTTTAGTCCCCAAtgggtagttcaatcggctggagaccacgcctcataaagcggaggtcactagttcgaatcccccctccccctcttgtgtggacatgtcaaaaaaaaaaaaaaaaaatgatatttttttaggtCTAGAACTAGATCTGAAATTTGACGTAATTCAttcaaactataattttattttattttttgtctctgttCAACTATAATaggctttttatttatccacTTTGACCCTTTTGAGTTATGGGCTCGTTCTTAGGAAGGCCCTTTAGAGTAAATATTTTACGATGTGGACTTGGACTTTAGATTATCCATAAAGATTTTATTGGGCTTCAATTGGACCCTCAGCCCAAACCCAATCCAACCATTCCAACTTGAGAATGTAATCCCTCGTCGTATTGGAGTCCTAAACGAAACCATTATCACAGAAAAAAGGAACGCCGAGACGAGGATAAGTGGGACCGGAAGAATCAGAAATGGTTACCCACCTCACAAATTCACAATCCCCTCCTTCAGTGCGCAATCTCTGTTTCTTGgagaaaagaatcaagtagAAGAAcacgacgaagaagaagaagaagaagaggagaaaatcAAGAAAGTAAAGAAGCCGCCATGGTTTCAgtagcagcagcagcaacaacagcGACGAGATCACCATCCCTCTTCTCCaactctctttcttcttctaagtTTCGTGTCTCTACTTTCTATCTCCGCGGCAACCTGGTGCAAACAGTCACAAGCAATGGCACGTCCAAGATCCTATGCAAAGTAGCGGGATCCACAGTGACTGTCGCAGAGACCAAACCCCAAACGAAGGACAAGAAGAACGAGTTCCAAATCGAAAACCTAACGACATGGCTGCTAAGGCAAGAACAAGCCGGTAACATAGACGCCGAGCTCACTGTCGTGCTTTCAAGCATCTCTTTGGCATGCAAGCAGATTGCTTCGCTGCTTCAGAGGTCAAGCATTATCAATCTCACCGGGGCTCATGGCACAATCAATGTCCAAGGCGAAGATCAGAAGAAACTTGACGTTATCTCCAACGAGGTTCGTTTTACGTCGACGTTTTATCAATTATTATCAAACCATCGTCTGTGTTAACTTTTGCTTAATGTTTCGCAACTACTCTATAAACATTTAAGACCATAGTTGTTGCGCACAGCTAGATATGTCTCACCAGTTGCTCTAATCGGCTGTCCAAATTACACGCAATTACGAAAGGTGCGGAATCTACCTGTGCCGAAGGGCAGGTGACCCCCCACTTCGAACTGCACCTGCCCACTTTGTGAAAACTGTCTGAATTGTGCATGGCCAATTGCAGGATCCTGTTCTATAACCATACGCTATATATTGTAACTAGTATTCGATTCTAAGCTTCAATACTCACAAAATATACTCCCAACATTCATACGGAAAAGACTTAAGATTTTCACATAATCCCAATGCAGTTTTAGCACTTGATGCATTATCCACACAACATTTTAAGCTTTGATGAAAACAATTATTGATCAGAGGTTGTTAATTTGAAGTTGTTCTGCAACTGCCTAAGGTCTAGCGGCCGCACAGGGATTATAGCATCAGAGGAGGAAGATGTACCTGTTGCGGTGGAGGAAACCTACTCAGGACACTACATTGTCGTGTTTGACCCTATTGACGGATCTGCCAACATTGATACTGCCTTAACTACTGGCTCCATCTTTGGCATATATGCCCCTGACAAGCAATGTCTCTTTAACATTGACGATGACTCCACGGTAATCCTCTCATACCATTTCCATTCTTATTCTTCTCTGCTTAATTGTTCAACTCTGTAACAACACAGCTCGATCAAGCAAAACAAAAATGCATCGTCAATGTTTGCCAGCCAGGCAGCAACCTACTGGCGGCTGGCTATTGCCTGTATTCAAGCTCAGTTGTCTTTACACTCTCATTAGGGAAAGGAGTGTTTGCATTCACCTTGGACCCCTCATATGGGGAATTTGTTTTAACACATGAGAATATAAAGATTCCAAAATCaggaaaaatatattcattCAACGAAGGTAATTATGACCTGTGGGATGAAAAACTGAAGAAATACCTTACCCACCTCAGGCAACCAGGCAATAATGGCAAGCCCTATTCTGGCCGTTACATAGGATGCCTTGTTGGGGAAATTCATAGGATGTTGCTATATGGTGGCATATATGGGAACCCCAAGAACAAGAATAGCAAAAATGGGAACTTGAGGCTCTTGTATGAGTGCGCACCAATGAGTTATCTAGTAGAACAAGCAGGAGGAATAGCAACAGATGGTCACCAGAGAATACTGGACATCAAACCAGAGGAGGTAATGATATAATTGCAAAAGCCTCTCATTGTCAATAACTTTTTGCACAATCGACATAGTTCtgctattaatttatataacAAACTTAAACAGGACATTCGAAATTTGTGCATGAGATGTGCTACAACAGGAGCTAAACACATAAATACAGAGCTTCTTTAACCAAAAGAAATGTCTCGCTATGATGGAAAATGTAAAAAGCTGACAtttactttgtttttctttcacaGGTTCACCAGCGTACACCAATTTTCATTGGAAGTCCAGATGAAGTAGAAAAACTGCAAACTTACTTGGCTTGATCCTTGTTGCCCttattttctattctatttATTCCTATGAATATGCTTGGCCTTTCATCACACTTGAACAGAGAAAGGGGGAAAATAAGTACATGTAACCAAAATTTCTATTAAAAGAATTCAAATCTTCCATATCAACTTGTCAACAGCAACCTCCATAAAAATGTACAATCCATTGTCAAGAAATACAACACCCAGTAAACGGAGAGAGTGTAAATCCAACAAAGACATATTACTGCTGTAGGATGTCAACTAGAAAATGGAATTCTAGGGAATGAATCAGTAGTCTAACGCTGTACCAAAACAAAGACAGCTTCTGTTAATTGTCGTTCAAAACATTAACACAGTTAAATATCTTTTGCTGTTAACAGAGTTTCCATGTTAGCCTAAGAATCATTCCTTTAAGCAGTTAGTTTCTTCTGAGTAATAATCCCCATGCAGAGAACTCCTACGACTTTTTGCTGCAATTTCAAAGAACGTGTTAATTATTCTCAAGTCTTCAAACAAAAATGAGAGGAAACATAGCGaaagaagaatataaaaaaatgagctTACCAGGGCTTAAAATTGTTATGCATTTTGTTATGGACTTCACTGCAGTCAGAGAATCGGAGCCTGCAGAAGTAAATCAACTCAATAAATTTACAATAAATGGATTGCATTAAAACTGAAATAATGTAGAAGAACAATTTTATCACCATTGATATTCATGCCTTTCTCAGACAATACTTCTGTCATAGTTGATGAATATTCTGACATAAGTTGATTGGCCTCCACATTAACATCCACCGATTCAAGAGATGATGAACTTCATGCAAAATGTAGAAAGGTCAGAAAAAGGAGTCGGATCGACAGAAGCAAATAAGAAATACAGTAGACTCGAAGTGAAACAATACCCTGAAATGTTGAAAGAAGAACCCAGGGTTGGATGGCAACTATAGTCAACTCCTTCCAAGTCTAGATCAAGATCTCCTAACATTTCAGAGAAGGAGAAATCTCCAAGTGCATCTAAGTTAGGAAAATCAATGTCAAAAATGTCCACTTCCTTTCCAGACTCAGATGTAGAAATTTCACCGACAGTTGGTTTGTCTGAATTTGTTGCCACATCAGAAACATCAAAATCTAGCCTTCCTTTTACATGATCCCTCTTACTCTGCCTCTTCAAGTTTGTCTTGATTGGTGATGAAGCAGAAATGCAATGGCTTCTCTCCATGGAATACAGTATTTGACTGTTTGGGCTCACCGTAACTCTCTTGGAAGAGATTACAGTGCAACGAGTCGGGGTGATCACTTGAGAAGTGTTTCTGTTACTGCAAGTTGCACTGGAAGAGATCTCCAGAGGAGATGTGGATTTATCACTTGGAGAGGAGTTCGGTCTCACAGGTGTCTTGGGGTCCGATGAATTGCTTGGGATAGAGAGCAAAGGCCGGTTGAACAAACATTTAGCAACACTGGATCCTTGAACCAATGGTTCATCAGGAAGACAGTTATCAGGTGATGATCGAATTGCACAAGAGGGTTGAGCAATTTCCTGGCATTCAACTGCATTATCTGATTGCGGAAGTGTATTCACACCTGCCAGAAGAATGGACATCAAAATCGTTTGGGGACTGGAAATAAGAAGCATAAGAGTTACAAGCCCGAGTAAAAATTACCTTTTTTTGGGATGTTCCTGGCGGGCACCTTACTGCGAGATCTCTTTGCAGCTTGAGGCGCATCCAGAGAAACTTTGTCGTCCTTTCTCTTTTTAACAGAGGGGTCTGTGATTGGTGAGGATAAACTTCCGGGCTTCATAATGGTGTTGGCAGGCGTGGACACTGGATTAACAGTTGTATTGCTTACTGGGCAACCTAATCGGTGGGCACCAAGACAAACAAAGTCACTAAACGATAGCAAATTTTTCAGGAAACTATCCAAAGATTGTCTTCATGATTCATAGTGTGATGACAATTCAGTAGGAAGGACATACAGAATAAGGTACATAATTTGGAGCATAATTGATAATCATTCTTCGTATAACAAGTTGACCCTAACAAGTTAATCTCCGAGCACAATTCATAATGTCACGACCGAGTTTTTGACATTCACGATCCAATTCAATGCAATTTGGGATACCACAGATAAATCAAAACTGGATCTTTATCATCATAATTAGTTCCTTTGATATCTCCCAAAATTGGAAAAATCCTAATCAATTCGCCTATGTTTTCCCCAATCCACTTAGAATCAAATATATCGAGACCGACTTAGTATAAACCCTAATGACTTGTCAGCATTACCTTCTAGCAATCTAtgcaaaaaacaataaaagctCGAAATAGATCTATAAGCCCAACCTCTGGAGATCTAGCTCTGAGATACCATACGATACTATGCTAAGTTTTgtcaataatattttcaaattatgcaCATCGGACAGGACTAACAACTTGG encodes:
- the LOC133874067 gene encoding fructose-1,6-bisphosphatase, chloroplastic-like — protein: MVSVAAAATTATRSPSLFSNSLSSSKFRVSTFYLRGNLVQTVTSNGTSKILCKVAGSTVTVAETKPQTKDKKNEFQIENLTTWLLRQEQAGNIDAELTVVLSSISLACKQIASLLQRSSIINLTGAHGTINVQGEDQKKLDVISNELFCNCLRSSGRTGIIASEEEDVPVAVEETYSGHYIVVFDPIDGSANIDTALTTGSIFGIYAPDKQCLFNIDDDSTLDQAKQKCIVNVCQPGSNLLAAGYCLYSSSVVFTLSLGKGVFAFTLDPSYGEFVLTHENIKIPKSGKIYSFNEGNYDLWDEKLKKYLTHLRQPGNNGKPYSGRYIGCLVGEIHRMLLYGGIYGNPKNKNSKNGNLRLLYECAPMSYLVEQAGGIATDGHQRILDIKPEEVHQRTPIFIGSPDEVEKLQTYLA
- the LOC133874065 gene encoding uncharacterized protein LOC133874065 isoform X2; translated protein: MRNRSRAKKPETFGKGKVTPIQVAFIVDRYLLDNKYSETRSVFRTEASSLISNSPVREAPKSLLSLGAMLNEYICLKEQKVMVDQERVRLEQEKCRVQTLLQGMQAVMNTYNSSGAFPSQLNISNGATRSAIVAVPQPVLRNSSPSGCPVSNTTVNPVSTPANTIMKPGSLSSPITDPSVKKRKDDKVSLDAPQAAKRSRSKVPARNIPKKDNAVECQEIAQPSCAIRSSPDNCLPDEPLVQGSSVAKCLFNRPLLSIPSNSSDPKTPVRPNSSPSDKSTSPLEISSSATCSNRNTSQVITPTRCTVISSKRVTVSPNSQILYSMERSHCISASSPIKTNLKRQSKRDHVKGRLDFDVSDVATNSDKPTVGEISTSESGKEVDIFDIDFPNLDALGDFSFSEMLGDLDLDLEGVDYSCHPTLGSSFNISGSSSLESVDVNVEANQLMSEYSSTMTEVLSEKGMNINGSDSLTAVKSITKCITILSPAKSRRSSLHGDYYSEETNCLKE
- the LOC133874065 gene encoding uncharacterized protein LOC133874065 isoform X1, whose translation is MRNRSRAKKPETFGKGKVTPIQVAFIVDRYLLDNKYSETRSVFRTEASSLISNSPVREAPKSLLSLGAMLNEYICLKEQKVMVDQERVRLEQEKCRVQTLLQGMQAVMNTYNSSGAFPSQLNISNGATRSAIVAVPQPVLRNSSPSGCPVSNTTVNPVSTPANTIMKPGSLSSPITDPSVKKRKDDKVSLDAPQAAKRSRSKVPARNIPKKGVNTLPQSDNAVECQEIAQPSCAIRSSPDNCLPDEPLVQGSSVAKCLFNRPLLSIPSNSSDPKTPVRPNSSPSDKSTSPLEISSSATCSNRNTSQVITPTRCTVISSKRVTVSPNSQILYSMERSHCISASSPIKTNLKRQSKRDHVKGRLDFDVSDVATNSDKPTVGEISTSESGKEVDIFDIDFPNLDALGDFSFSEMLGDLDLDLEGVDYSCHPTLGSSFNISGSSSLESVDVNVEANQLMSEYSSTMTEVLSEKGMNINGSDSLTAVKSITKCITILSPAKSRRSSLHGDYYSEETNCLKE